A region of Acidithiobacillus ferridurans DNA encodes the following proteins:
- a CDS encoding FAD binding domain-containing protein, producing MEAFQWQQARSPTEAAALVTQTTAEAMLTLQDTPIAQQAILVKAGGVDMLDLMKEGLVNPLRLVDVSQLAELQGISRGSDGSLRIGALTTLAQIAAHPGLHQSHAALAQAAAMAASPQIRNRATLGGNLLQRPRCWYLRSAAHHCLRKGGGHCFAFAGDNRYHAIFANHGCAIIHPSTPATALLAFHAQVELLHPQGQRRQVPLEDFFVLPEADMHRENILAAGEILTAVWLPPQMQTNHSIYFQVAEREAFDWPLAAVAVVVDLDAAGLCREASIVLGAAAPTPWRARQAEALLTGATINGETAEAAGEAALAGATPLAQNAYKLPLLATLVRRAVLAAAALSQDPRP from the coding sequence ATGGAAGCCTTCCAGTGGCAACAGGCCCGGTCGCCGACGGAAGCCGCAGCCCTCGTCACTCAGACCACGGCCGAGGCGATGCTCACGCTGCAAGATACGCCGATCGCACAACAAGCCATTCTGGTGAAAGCCGGCGGGGTGGACATGCTGGACCTTATGAAGGAGGGCCTGGTCAATCCCCTGCGTCTGGTGGACGTCAGCCAGTTGGCGGAACTGCAGGGCATCTCCCGGGGGAGCGACGGCAGTCTGCGCATCGGGGCGCTGACTACCCTGGCTCAGATCGCCGCACACCCCGGTCTCCACCAGAGCCATGCCGCGTTGGCACAAGCGGCCGCCATGGCGGCCAGCCCGCAAATCCGCAACCGCGCCACGCTGGGCGGGAATCTGCTGCAACGGCCGCGCTGCTGGTACTTGCGCTCTGCCGCCCATCACTGCCTGCGCAAGGGCGGTGGACACTGCTTCGCCTTTGCGGGCGACAATCGCTACCACGCCATTTTTGCCAATCACGGCTGCGCCATCATCCATCCCTCTACCCCGGCCACCGCGCTCCTGGCCTTTCATGCGCAGGTGGAACTTCTCCACCCGCAAGGACAGCGGCGGCAGGTTCCGCTGGAGGATTTTTTCGTTTTGCCCGAAGCAGATATGCACCGGGAAAACATTCTTGCGGCCGGGGAGATCCTGACGGCGGTATGGCTGCCGCCCCAGATGCAGACCAATCACTCCATTTATTTCCAGGTTGCTGAACGGGAAGCCTTTGATTGGCCCCTTGCGGCCGTAGCAGTGGTCGTGGATCTCGACGCAGCCGGCCTTTGCCGGGAGGCGAGTATCGTGCTCGGCGCAGCGGCGCCGACGCCCTGGCGGGCGCGACAGGCAGAAGCCCTGCTGACGGGGGCGACCATCAACGGGGAAACGGCGGAGGCGGCGGGAGAAGCGGCGCTGGCGGGGGCAACACCCTTAGCGCAGAATGCCTACAAACTACCCTTACTCGCAACGTTAGTACGCCGTGCCGTGCTCGCTGCCGCCGCCTTGTCGCAGGATCCACGGCCGTAG
- a CDS encoding YMGG-like glycine zipper-containing protein, which produces MLSTFNFKYGQHKYRTKALLIGIGLIALGGCANMSPTGQRALSGGAIGAAGGAVLGAVAGGSPAVGAAVGGAAGAATGALMH; this is translated from the coding sequence ATGTTATCCACGTTCAATTTTAAATATGGCCAGCATAAGTACCGGACAAAGGCCCTGCTGATTGGTATTGGCCTGATCGCTTTGGGCGGTTGTGCCAATATGAGCCCCACCGGGCAACGCGCACTGAGTGGGGGTGCCATTGGTGCTGCTGGCGGTGCGGTGCTCGGTGCCGTCGCTGGCGGCAGTCCGGCAGTAGGAGCCGCTGTAGGTGGTGCGGCGGGAGCGGCGACGGGTGCTTTGATGCACTGA
- a CDS encoding GmrSD restriction endonuclease domain-containing protein: MFSRFWFRILDYQRAYVWGKDEISEMIDDVNYASEHNREGQYFLGSMVLRKATHTTDGVGFEEYEQLDGQQR; the protein is encoded by the coding sequence GTGTTTTCACGCTTCTGGTTCCGCATCCTGGATTACCAGCGGGCCTACGTCTGGGGCAAGGATGAAATTTCCGAGATGATCGATGATGTGAATTACGCCAGCGAGCACAACCGGGAAGGGCAGTATTTCCTGGGCTCAATGGTACTGCGCAAGGCAACCCATACCACCGATGGGGTGGGATTTGAGGAGTACGAACAGCTGGATGGTCAGCAGCGCTGA
- the galU gene encoding UTP--glucose-1-phosphate uridylyltransferase GalU, translated as MDRIRKAVFPVAGLGTRFLPATKASPKEMLPVVDKPLIQYAVEEAVAAGCDQLIFITGRSKRAIADHFDVSYELEKELEKKSKTELLEQVRAILPRHVKAIHLRQPHPLGLGHAVAMAAPVVGDEPFAVLLADDLMLADRPVLAQMMDLHQRYQSGILGVEEIPREHSTRYGVVEVRPWDECVYQVEGIVEKPSPEAAPSNLGVVGRYILPARIFHFLENAQMGAGQEIQLTDAIAELLGERQMLAYRFAGQRFDCGDKLGYLQATLTLARRHPEVGPDFEEYLRDLCGQFR; from the coding sequence GTGGATCGTATTCGCAAGGCGGTATTCCCCGTAGCCGGGCTAGGGACCCGGTTTTTGCCCGCCACCAAGGCCAGCCCCAAGGAAATGCTGCCGGTGGTCGACAAGCCGCTGATCCAATATGCCGTCGAGGAGGCTGTTGCGGCCGGCTGCGATCAGTTGATCTTCATTACTGGGCGGAGCAAGCGAGCCATCGCCGACCATTTCGACGTCTCCTACGAGCTGGAAAAGGAGCTTGAGAAGAAGAGCAAGACAGAATTGCTCGAGCAGGTCCGGGCCATTCTGCCTAGACACGTCAAGGCCATCCACCTGCGCCAGCCCCATCCACTAGGCCTGGGCCATGCGGTAGCGATGGCCGCCCCGGTGGTGGGCGACGAGCCTTTTGCCGTGCTCCTCGCTGATGACCTGATGCTTGCCGACAGGCCGGTCCTCGCCCAGATGATGGATCTGCACCAGCGCTATCAGTCCGGCATCCTGGGCGTTGAGGAGATTCCCAGGGAGCACAGTACCCGCTATGGGGTCGTCGAAGTCCGTCCCTGGGATGAATGCGTTTATCAGGTCGAAGGCATCGTCGAAAAGCCCAGCCCTGAAGCAGCCCCATCAAATCTCGGCGTCGTAGGCCGCTACATCCTGCCTGCGCGCATCTTCCACTTTTTGGAAAACGCGCAAATGGGCGCCGGCCAGGAAATCCAGCTGACGGATGCCATCGCTGAGCTGCTTGGCGAACGGCAGATGCTCGCTTATCGCTTTGCCGGCCAGCGCTTCGACTGTGGTGACAAGCTGGGCTATCTCCAGGCGACGCTGACTCTCGCCCGGCGACACCCGGAAGTCGGCCCGGACTTCGAGGAGTATCTACGCGACCTTTGCGGTCAGTTCCGGTAA
- a CDS encoding (2Fe-2S)-binding protein produces the protein MKEDPQENEKSATASILGPGAVPIVLWVNGEARTLLVEPRTTLAEALRGPLGLTGTKIACNQGACSACSVWLDDLVVASCSILAIEVGERRVTTIEGLAAGERLHPVQEAFIAHDAVQCGFCTPGMVMSCAALLAGNPHPGEAEIRTAISGHLCRCGTYPHVIQAMLALAEAEGD, from the coding sequence ATGAAAGAAGATCCGCAGGAGAATGAAAAATCGGCCACCGCTTCCATCCTTGGTCCCGGTGCCGTGCCCATTGTCCTCTGGGTCAATGGCGAAGCCCGTACCCTGCTGGTCGAACCGCGCACCACCCTTGCCGAAGCCCTGCGCGGGCCTCTGGGCCTCACGGGCACGAAAATCGCCTGTAATCAGGGGGCCTGCTCGGCCTGCAGCGTGTGGCTCGACGACCTCGTGGTTGCCTCCTGCAGCATCCTGGCCATCGAGGTGGGGGAACGGCGGGTCACCACCATCGAAGGGCTGGCCGCGGGCGAGCGACTGCATCCTGTCCAGGAGGCCTTCATCGCCCACGACGCGGTGCAATGCGGCTTTTGCACCCCCGGCATGGTGATGAGTTGCGCCGCCCTGCTGGCAGGGAACCCCCACCCAGGCGAAGCGGAGATTCGGACCGCCATCAGCGGGCATCTCTGCCGCTGCGGAACCTATCCCCATGTGATCCAGGCCATGCTGGCCCTGGCCGAGGCGGAAGGAGATTGA
- a CDS encoding ArdC-like ssDNA-binding domain-containing protein, giving the protein MPVPAPLHSGNNTEKKDPRLELADRLIEQIEAGTASWQRPWEAGDVLAPVNAVTGKPYSGVNYQNLMMFSPDTSDPRWCTYKQAQEQGWQVRKGEHGIPIEKWSRYEHKRTEEEMGRLREQGAADPEPTEMRLGVRYYKVFHASQIDGIPPLERSPRPEIQGTPDDRLRKLAGRFIVRRKTGCRCLSWNLSSRLWVRTLPSCTKSGSSSIRG; this is encoded by the coding sequence ATGCCCGTCCCCGCCCCACTCCATTCCGGGAACAACACCGAAAAGAAAGATCCCCGTCTTGAGCTTGCCGATAGGCTGATTGAACAGATCGAGGCAGGAACCGCCTCCTGGCAAAGGCCCTGGGAAGCCGGCGATGTGTTGGCCCCGGTCAATGCAGTCACAGGCAAGCCTTACAGCGGGGTGAACTACCAAAATCTCATGATGTTCTCTCCGGATACGTCCGATCCACGTTGGTGTACCTACAAGCAGGCCCAGGAGCAGGGCTGGCAGGTGCGCAAGGGTGAGCATGGGATCCCCATCGAAAAGTGGTCGCGTTACGAGCACAAGCGCACGGAAGAGGAAATGGGCAGACTCCGGGAACAGGGAGCAGCGGACCCTGAGCCCACAGAAATGCGTCTTGGCGTGCGCTACTACAAGGTGTTTCACGCCTCACAGATCGACGGCATCCCGCCGCTGGAGAGGTCCCCACGTCCCGAGATCCAGGGAACTCCCGATGATCGCCTGCGGAAGCTGGCCGGGCGTTTTATCGTCCGTCGGAAGACCGGGTGCAGATGCCTCTCGTGGAATCTTTCGAGCAGGCTGTGGGTCAGGACACTACCCTCCTGCACGAAGTCTGGAAGTAGTTCTATTCGTGGTTGA
- a CDS encoding nucleotidyltransferase family protein codes for MPGRYVIAGILLAAGASRRFGSPKLLQPLAGGTPMALASARALMGSVDRVIAVIRPEDKALARLFADHGVPVLPCPESSQGMGRSIACGVRASAEADAWIIALADMPFIQKGTIQGVAELLRNGAVLAAPLYGGRRGHPVGFSRSFGIALCGLKGDEGARSIVARHLDELRLYPCANPGVHRDIDTPKDLAFCESAGMGRGTAEPAP; via the coding sequence ATGCCTGGCCGGTACGTGATCGCGGGTATCCTTCTGGCGGCGGGCGCCAGCCGTCGCTTCGGCTCCCCCAAACTGCTTCAACCCCTTGCCGGCGGGACGCCCATGGCCCTCGCCTCCGCCCGTGCGCTGATGGGGAGCGTGGATCGGGTGATTGCGGTGATCCGTCCCGAGGACAAGGCATTGGCCCGGCTCTTCGCGGATCATGGCGTCCCCGTATTGCCCTGTCCGGAATCGTCGCAGGGCATGGGGCGTAGTATTGCGTGCGGGGTGCGGGCGAGCGCGGAGGCGGACGCGTGGATCATCGCGCTGGCGGATATGCCCTTTATTCAGAAGGGCACCATCCAAGGGGTGGCGGAGTTACTGCGGAACGGTGCGGTCTTGGCCGCTCCCCTTTATGGGGGCAGGCGAGGGCATCCCGTCGGTTTTTCCCGGTCCTTTGGAATTGCCCTATGCGGACTGAAGGGAGATGAAGGGGCGCGGAGCATCGTGGCGCGGCATCTCGACGAGTTACGCCTATACCCGTGCGCGAACCCCGGCGTACATAGGGATATCGATACCCCGAAAGACCTAGCTTTCTGCGAATCTGCGGGCATGGGCCGAGGCACAGCGGAACCGGCTCCATGA
- a CDS encoding xanthine dehydrogenase family protein molybdopterin-binding subunit, which produces MDDEFPRRREKFPFGLAHLGLDAVEREIPADEPPPLAPNAELTQIGKDIRRWDARNKVTGAALYTVDAHQPGMLHAAVLRSPLPHARIRSLDLSPAAALPGVHAVLTVVEPPADGASMVLRYVGQPIAALAADTPALAEAALRLIRVEYDPLPFVVDLDGARQADAPIVYPDSEWQKSPSAGLPAAAGDLPITGNIRGPESKGSRGDIDAGFAAAEIVVDGTYHTQVQTHCCLEPHAIVAAWHEDGLDVWMSTQFTAGVRAQLARHFQLPLSRVRVRAEAVGGGFGSKSQIGLYGRTAVALSRLAKAPVRLVHRRDEEQMDSGNRPSSEQHLRIGARRDGTLMALSLHSYGSAGIAFGAGVGNMATALYRCPHVESLQYDVFTHAGPACPMRGPGNTQGAFALEQGIDELAEKLAMDPLALRDVIDPSPVRREERRMGAERIGWTQGKPLGADQGPIKRGRGMAQSLWSANVQTNAACELRLWRDGRVEVLSSVQDIGTGVGTVLAQVVAEELGLRPEDIHVRIGDTEFPSGPPSYGSRTTASITPPARTAAWQIKEALFRSVASSWQVDPQQLTVQDGWIHLRDAPQRRISWQEAAAALRTDRISAFAGRIDDYAGFRSRSGDAAMALNDLGGVQFAEVAVDTETGVIRVERVLAVQDCGRPINPLQIESQVQGGVLMGVSYALLEERILDTNTGWMLNANLVDYKLTGAWDAPQIEVILLENYQGFSATDAYGIAEPANIATAAAIANAVYNAIGVRMRSLPMTPAKVLHALGATGGGPR; this is translated from the coding sequence ATGGATGACGAATTCCCGCGGCGTCGGGAGAAATTCCCCTTCGGCCTCGCCCATCTGGGGCTCGATGCGGTGGAACGGGAGATTCCCGCTGACGAGCCGCCGCCACTGGCGCCCAACGCCGAGTTGACGCAGATCGGCAAGGATATCCGCCGCTGGGATGCGCGGAACAAAGTCACTGGCGCAGCCCTTTATACGGTGGATGCGCATCAGCCGGGAATGCTCCATGCGGCGGTGTTGCGCTCGCCTTTGCCCCATGCCCGCATTCGCTCCCTGGATCTTTCCCCAGCCGCTGCGCTGCCCGGCGTCCATGCGGTCCTGACCGTAGTGGAGCCCCCGGCCGATGGCGCCTCCATGGTGCTGCGCTATGTCGGCCAACCCATCGCCGCCCTGGCGGCGGACACGCCGGCACTGGCGGAGGCGGCGTTGCGCCTGATCCGAGTGGAGTATGATCCCTTGCCCTTCGTTGTGGATCTCGATGGGGCCAGACAGGCGGATGCGCCCATCGTTTACCCGGATTCCGAGTGGCAAAAAAGTCCATCGGCCGGCCTGCCTGCGGCAGCCGGTGATCTCCCCATCACCGGCAATATCCGGGGACCCGAGAGCAAAGGCAGCCGCGGCGACATCGATGCGGGTTTCGCCGCCGCCGAGATCGTGGTAGACGGAACCTATCATACCCAGGTCCAGACCCATTGCTGTCTGGAACCCCATGCCATCGTCGCGGCCTGGCACGAGGACGGTCTCGACGTTTGGATGTCCACCCAATTCACCGCCGGCGTGCGCGCCCAGTTGGCCCGCCATTTCCAATTGCCCCTTTCCCGCGTCCGCGTACGGGCCGAGGCCGTTGGCGGGGGGTTCGGTTCCAAATCGCAGATTGGACTTTACGGGCGCACGGCGGTAGCCCTTTCCCGGCTGGCCAAGGCGCCGGTACGCCTGGTCCATCGCCGCGACGAGGAACAGATGGATAGCGGCAACCGCCCCTCCAGTGAGCAGCATCTGCGCATCGGGGCCCGCCGCGACGGCACCCTGATGGCGCTTTCCCTGCATTCCTACGGCAGCGCCGGCATCGCCTTCGGCGCCGGCGTCGGCAATATGGCCACCGCGTTATACCGTTGCCCCCATGTGGAATCCCTGCAGTATGATGTTTTCACGCATGCCGGTCCCGCTTGCCCCATGCGTGGTCCCGGCAACACCCAGGGTGCCTTCGCCCTGGAACAGGGCATCGATGAACTGGCGGAAAAACTTGCCATGGATCCCCTTGCCCTCCGCGATGTCATCGACCCCAGCCCCGTTCGCCGGGAGGAACGCCGCATGGGCGCCGAAAGAATCGGCTGGACGCAGGGCAAGCCGCTGGGGGCTGATCAGGGGCCTATCAAACGTGGTAGGGGCATGGCGCAATCCCTGTGGTCCGCCAATGTTCAGACCAATGCCGCCTGCGAACTACGCCTGTGGCGGGATGGCCGGGTCGAAGTGCTTTCCAGCGTGCAGGACATCGGCACCGGAGTCGGTACGGTCCTGGCCCAGGTGGTGGCCGAGGAGCTGGGTCTGCGGCCGGAAGATATCCATGTGCGCATCGGGGATACCGAATTTCCCTCGGGACCACCTTCCTACGGCAGTCGTACCACCGCCTCCATCACTCCCCCTGCCCGCACCGCCGCCTGGCAGATCAAAGAGGCCCTTTTCCGCTCCGTCGCCTCGTCTTGGCAGGTGGATCCGCAACAATTGACCGTGCAAGACGGCTGGATCCATTTGCGCGATGCGCCGCAGCGGCGCATCTCCTGGCAGGAGGCGGCCGCCGCCCTGCGTACCGACCGCATCAGCGCCTTTGCCGGGCGGATCGATGACTACGCCGGTTTCCGCAGCCGCTCGGGTGATGCGGCCATGGCACTGAACGACTTGGGTGGAGTCCAGTTCGCCGAAGTAGCCGTCGATACGGAGACAGGCGTCATCCGCGTGGAACGAGTGCTGGCCGTTCAGGACTGCGGCCGTCCCATCAACCCCTTGCAGATTGAAAGTCAGGTGCAAGGAGGCGTGCTCATGGGCGTTTCTTATGCGCTGCTGGAGGAACGGATCCTGGATACCAACACCGGCTGGATGCTCAATGCCAATCTGGTCGATTACAAATTGACCGGGGCGTGGGACGCTCCTCAGATCGAGGTGATACTGCTGGAAAATTACCAGGGATTTAGCGCCACCGATGCCTACGGCATTGCCGAACCGGCCAACATCGCCACCGCCGCCGCCATCGCCAACGCGGTCTACAACGCCATCGGGGTGCGCATGCGGTCCTTGCCCATGACGCCCGCAAAGGTACTCCATGCCCTCGGTGCCACAGGCGGAGGGCCGCGCTGA